A single region of the Maniola jurtina chromosome 21, ilManJurt1.1, whole genome shotgun sequence genome encodes:
- the LOC123876395 gene encoding alpha-(1,3)-fucosyltransferase C-like isoform X1 — translation MPRCIQMRRRIESYLRQMQSIRFLLLITCISLTLSVIWIQLVDSQKPTFVNESLIHEVIKNVARDYRYAEVYRRTDKLPSNIKYILLWTEYDFAPFYYFGQGQKAFIDNNCSVINCYVTTDRDYFNGDVSKFDFIFFNGRNINPLTKADLPQNRSSHQKYIYFNMESAENIPVCSDIYDNFFNVTATYRLDSDIPIPYIQIRDVYGEVIGPRIEMDWIEGGAVVDENLAIRLKNKTKAVAWFVSNCKSRNNRQEYVKKLQQALVPYNLNVDIYGKCGPLTCPRSQENCSTILDRDYFFYLSFENSFSDDYVTEKLITALQHDVVPIVFGGADYSRFLPPGSYLNARDTTPTELAATIAHLMNSYTKYSRFFGWKQYYSFHDPSNNDNVCSVCKALNEESMEKPKYYKQFRSWWLPNFGERCR, via the exons ATGCCTCGATGCATTCAGATGCGTAGACGCATCGAATCCTATTTGAGACAGATGCAATCGATTCGATTTCTCCTCCTCATCACGTGTATCAGCCTTACGCTCTCCGTTATTTGGATCCAGTTAGTAGACAGCCAAAAGCCAACTTTCGTCAACGAAAGCTTGATACACGAAGTTATAAAAAATGTCGCTCGTGATTACAGATATGCAGAAGTATACAGAAGGACAGATAAGTTACCAAGCAATATCAAATACATCCTGCTCTGGACTGAGTATGATTTCGCACCGTTCTATTACTTTGGACAAGGCCAGAAAGCATTCATCGACAATAATTGCTCGGTGATAAATTGCTATGTTACCACTGATAGAGATTATTTCAATGGAGACGTATCAAAGTTCgatttcatatttttcaatGGACGAAATATAAATCCGTTGACCAAAGCAGATCTTCCGCAGAATCGCTCATCGCatcaaaagtatatttatttcaacATGGAGTCAGCTGAAAATATACCCGTTTGCAGCGACATATACGATAATTTCTTTAACGTAACAGCTACTTATAGACTCGATTCTGATATACCCATTCCGTATATTCAAATCAGAGACGTTTACGGTGAAGTTATAGGCCCTAGAATTGAAATGGACTGGATTGAAGGTGGTGCTGTAGTCGATGAAAATTTAGCGATAAGACTGAAGAATAAAACCAAAGCGGTGGCTTGGTTTGTTTCGAATTGTAAAAGTAGAAATAACCGTCAGGAATACGTGAAGAAATTACAGCAAGCTTTGGTTCCGTACAATTTAAATGTAGATATATACGGTAAATGTGGACCGTTAACGTGTCCAAGAAGTCAGGAAAACTGTAGTACAATTTTAGACAGAGATTATTTCTTTTATCTCTCGTTCGAGAATTCTTTTTCGGACGATTATGTAACGGAGAAGCTTATAACAGCATTGCAACATGATGTCGTGCCGATAGTTTTTGGTGGTGCTGATTATTCTAG GTTTCTTCCACCAGGATCGTATCTCAACGCACGAGACACCACGCCCACCGAGTTGGCAGCGACCATTGCCCACCTCATGAACTCCTACACGAAGTATAGCAGATTCTTCGGGTGGAAGCAGTACTACTCTTTTCACGATCCGTCCAATAATGACAATGTGTGTTCAGTGTGTAAGGCCCTTAACGAAGAGTCGATGGAAAAACCAAAGTACTACAAACAGTTCCGAAGCTGGTGGTTACCGAACTTTGGTGAACGGTGTAGATGA
- the LOC123876395 gene encoding alpha-(1,3)-fucosyltransferase C-like isoform X2 has translation MPRCIQMRRRIESYLRQMQSIRFLLLITCISLTLSVIWIQYAEVYRRTDKLPSNIKYILLWTEYDFAPFYYFGQGQKAFIDNNCSVINCYVTTDRDYFNGDVSKFDFIFFNGRNINPLTKADLPQNRSSHQKYIYFNMESAENIPVCSDIYDNFFNVTATYRLDSDIPIPYIQIRDVYGEVIGPRIEMDWIEGGAVVDENLAIRLKNKTKAVAWFVSNCKSRNNRQEYVKKLQQALVPYNLNVDIYGKCGPLTCPRSQENCSTILDRDYFFYLSFENSFSDDYVTEKLITALQHDVVPIVFGGADYSRFLPPGSYLNARDTTPTELAATIAHLMNSYTKYSRFFGWKQYYSFHDPSNNDNVCSVCKALNEESMEKPKYYKQFRSWWLPNFGERCR, from the exons ATGCCTCGATGCATTCAGATGCGTAGACGCATCGAATCCTATTTGAGACAGATGCAATCGATTCGATTTCTCCTCCTCATCACGTGTATCAGCCTTACGCTCTCCGTTATTTGGATCCA ATATGCAGAAGTATACAGAAGGACAGATAAGTTACCAAGCAATATCAAATACATCCTGCTCTGGACTGAGTATGATTTCGCACCGTTCTATTACTTTGGACAAGGCCAGAAAGCATTCATCGACAATAATTGCTCGGTGATAAATTGCTATGTTACCACTGATAGAGATTATTTCAATGGAGACGTATCAAAGTTCgatttcatatttttcaatGGACGAAATATAAATCCGTTGACCAAAGCAGATCTTCCGCAGAATCGCTCATCGCatcaaaagtatatttatttcaacATGGAGTCAGCTGAAAATATACCCGTTTGCAGCGACATATACGATAATTTCTTTAACGTAACAGCTACTTATAGACTCGATTCTGATATACCCATTCCGTATATTCAAATCAGAGACGTTTACGGTGAAGTTATAGGCCCTAGAATTGAAATGGACTGGATTGAAGGTGGTGCTGTAGTCGATGAAAATTTAGCGATAAGACTGAAGAATAAAACCAAAGCGGTGGCTTGGTTTGTTTCGAATTGTAAAAGTAGAAATAACCGTCAGGAATACGTGAAGAAATTACAGCAAGCTTTGGTTCCGTACAATTTAAATGTAGATATATACGGTAAATGTGGACCGTTAACGTGTCCAAGAAGTCAGGAAAACTGTAGTACAATTTTAGACAGAGATTATTTCTTTTATCTCTCGTTCGAGAATTCTTTTTCGGACGATTATGTAACGGAGAAGCTTATAACAGCATTGCAACATGATGTCGTGCCGATAGTTTTTGGTGGTGCTGATTATTCTAG GTTTCTTCCACCAGGATCGTATCTCAACGCACGAGACACCACGCCCACCGAGTTGGCAGCGACCATTGCCCACCTCATGAACTCCTACACGAAGTATAGCAGATTCTTCGGGTGGAAGCAGTACTACTCTTTTCACGATCCGTCCAATAATGACAATGTGTGTTCAGTGTGTAAGGCCCTTAACGAAGAGTCGATGGAAAAACCAAAGTACTACAAACAGTTCCGAAGCTGGTGGTTACCGAACTTTGGTGAACGGTGTAGATGA